One region of Wyeomyia smithii strain HCP4-BCI-WySm-NY-G18 chromosome 3, ASM2978416v1, whole genome shotgun sequence genomic DNA includes:
- the LOC129731279 gene encoding pseudouridylate synthase 1 homolog, with protein sequence MLNFARRAVLLVRSTSSAGRINQNRCLSVPSPRAVTFLAQMAEAVEQKISENKERGEERHRQKRQQYEAPKSRYNGIVKKRKWEDPPSDPEAVKDFDPSTRVKKRKCIILLGYSGVDYLGMQRNPGTKTIEEDLLTTMLKHGWISDEAFKQPQQIQFQRAARTDKGVSAATQVVSLKLPEKLDLDALNADLPQQIRVFAVKRVTKGFNSKSNCDARTYTYTLPTIAFALNDEKVDIETYRLTEERLRTVNETLKLFEGTKNFHNFTSRKEFIDPSAKRFIMSFECEAPFVPNETTVEFATIKIKGQSFMLHQIRKMVGLTLAVVRGLTPSETIVKAFEEVRYGVPTAPGLGLVLSRIHYEKYNARYGQDGCHEVLDFHKEDEQIQEFFKKHIASTIVKTELTSNSMVEWLETLPLHSYEPRNENEPREYNGKQKSDEDADEDE encoded by the coding sequence ATGTTAAATTTTGCTCGGCGTGCCGTACTTCTTGTGAGGTCTACTAGTTCTGCGGGTAGAATAAATCAGAACCGCTGCCTATCCGTTCCCAGTCCACGAGCCGTAACGTTTCTCGCCCAAATGGCTGAAGCTGTAGAACAAAAAATATCCGAAAACAAGGAGCGGGGAGAAGAGCGACATCGTCAAAAGAGACAGCAATATGAAGCACCAAAAAGTCGCTACAATGGAATCGtaaaaaaacgcaaatgggagGATCCACCGTCAGATCCGGAAGCTGTGAAAGATTTCGATCCCTCTACGCGCGTTAAGAAACGCAAATGTATCATTCTACTCGGTTACTCTGGAGTAGACTATCTGGGTATGCAGCGAAATCCCGGAACTAAAACCATCGAGGAGGACCTACTGACTACAATGCTGAAGCACGGTTGGATAAGCGATGAAGCCTTCAAGCAGCCTCAGCAGATTCAATTCCAGCGTGCAGCTCGAACGGACAAAGGTGTATCGGCGGCAACACAGGTGGTTTCGCTTAAGTTACCGGAGAAGTTGGATTTAGATGCACTGAACGCTGATCTGCCACAGCAGATTCGGGTCTTCGCAGTGAAACGTGTTACCAAGGGTTTTAATTCTAAGTCGAATTGTGATGCTCGTACATACACGTATACACTGCCAACGATTGCGTTTGCTTTAAACGACGAAAAAGTTGATATCGAAACGTATAGACTGACCGAGGAACGACTGCGAACTGTTAACGAGACATTAAAACTGTTTGAAGGTACGAAAAACTTTCATAACTTTACGAGTCGTAAAGAGTTTATCGATCCGTCGGCCAAACGATTTATCATGTCGTTTGAATGTGAGGCACCATTCGTTCCGAACGAAACAACTGTAGAGTTTGCCACCATAAAAATAAAAGGACAAAGTTTTATGCTACATCAGATTCGAAAGATGGTCGGTCTCACGTTGGCCGTCGTTCGCGGTTTAACTCCATCCGAGACGATCGTTAAGGCTTTCGAAGAGGTTCGATACGGTGTTCCCACGGCACCTGGCTTAGGTCTGGTGTTAAGTCGAATCCACTACGAGAAGTATAACGCTCGATACGGTCAGGACGGATGCCATGAAGTGTTGGATTTTCATAAAGAAGACGAACAAATTCaggagtttttcaaaaaacatattGCTTCCACGATCGTCAAGACGGAGTTGACAAGTAACTCTATGGTGGAGTGGTTGGAAACGTTACCACTGCACAGCTACGAGCCCCGTAATGAAAATGAACCACGCGAATATAATGGTAAGCAAAAATCAGATGAAGATGCTGACGAGGATGAGTGA
- the LOC129731280 gene encoding MYG1 protein, whose translation MLRLQLSKILPAVHSCNSCRKGFVSRSITLFSWSRYSCSLQKVSVQEKNFRSQAKMCSAVNATSESKRFKESDSLVIGTHDGIFHCDELLACFMLQQLPRYANASIQRTRDNEQLDQCDIVVDVGAVFDPKKNRFDHHQSSFQETLNSLRPEIKVKREIRLSSAGLIYTYFGEEVIRIILAKNSVPEPADDMIRGVYRKVYDNLIAELDAIDNGVPMFDGEPKYTINSHLSARVARFNPAWNEEAVTDADVFKRFEKAKAYVGEEFVEKVLYYAICWWSARELVINAVKNRMKVHSSGAILELERFCPWKDHLYELEEEHNIVGLPKYVIYFNKENDWRVICVPLQPASFVCRKFLAAPWRGKRDKDIVDIEGFTFCHQTGFIGGNKTREGALQMAVASLEATEE comes from the exons ATGCTTCGACTACAGCTGTCAAAGATTCTCCCGGCTGTCCATTCTTGCAATTCTTGCAGAAAGGGTTTCGTTAGTCGATCCATAACCTTGTTCAGTTGGTCCCGGTATAGCTGTTCATTGCAAAAAGTTagtgtacaagaaaaaaactttcGTAGTCAAGCGAAAATGTGTTCCGCCGTAAATGCAACTTCTGAGTCGAAACGATTTAAGGAGAGCGACAGTCTAGTAATCGGTACACACGACGGCATATTCCATTGCGATGAACTACTGGCGTGCTTTATGTTGCAACAGCTTCCGCGTTATGCTAATGCAAGCATTCAAAGGACGCGGGATAACGAACAACTGGATCAATGTGACATCGTTGTAGATGTCGGGGCAGTATTTGATCCCAAGAAAAATCGCTTCGATCATCATCAATCCAGCTTTCAAGAAACGCTCAATTCATTACGACCTGAGATAAAGGTGAAACGCGAAATTCG ATTAAGTTCTGCTGGTTTGATTTATACGTATTTTGGAGAAGAAGTCATCCGAATTATTCTGGCGAAAAATTCTGTACCCGAACCGGCGGATGATATGATTCGTGGCGTTTACCGGAAAGTGTATGACAATCTAATTGCTGAATTAGATGCCATTGATAATGGAGTGCCTATGTTCGACGGAGAACCAAAATACACTATCAATTCACATCTTAGTGCTCGCGTCGCTAGGTTTAATCCGGCGTGGAATGAAGAGGCTGTGACGGACGCAGATGTATTCAAACGATTCGAGAAGGCAAAGGCTTATGTGGGAGAGGAGTTCGTTGAAAAGGTGCTATATTATGCTATTTGTTGGTGGTCAGCCCGGGAGCTTGTGATCAATGCGGTAAAAAACAGGATGAAAGTTCATTCCTCGGGTGCAATTCTAGAGCTCGAAAGATTTTGCCCTTGGAAGGACCATCTTTATGAGCTGGAAGAAGAGCACAACATTGTAGGACTTCCCAAGTATGTTATCTACTTCAATAAGGAAAATGATTGGCGCGTCATTTGCGTTCCTCTACAACCGGCGAGTTTTGTTTGTCGCAAGTTCTTAGCTGCACCTTGGCGAGGCAAGAGAGACAAAGATATAGTGGATATCGAAGGATTTACTTTCTGCCACCAAACCGGATTCATTGGCGGTAACAAAACTAGAGAAGGAGCACTTCAGATGGCTGTAGCAAGCTTAGAAGCAACTGAGGAATAA
- the LOC129731281 gene encoding COMM domain-containing protein 2 encodes MAQLIKQGQDKHLKFALDQPEEVLVEFCKLAIEYISNGINEKKCTIAAKKLETTFDTIKSCIEALVCLLIDCTKMHISEQDFQTLKTIDFTESQIDILWQFVSSKRKLVENILKNSPDSELHFRDLEWRLEAKVASRVLHQQATPIIAMKLHLDSEVVNEHKEKLSQEPNGTGDLSTRREILLQTDPTSLVHLIQVLEQALIDSKTHRVRNFVKSFQK; translated from the exons ATGGCTCAACTGATAAAACAAGGGCAGGATAAGCACCTGAAATTTGCTTTGGATCAACCAGAGGAAG TTCTAGTCGAATTTTGTAAACTAGCCATTGAGTACATTAGCAATGGAATTAACGAAAAGAAGTGCACGATAGCAGCAA AAAAACTTGAGACAACGTTTGACACCATCAAATCCTGCATCGAAGCATTAGTTTGCCTGCTCATCGATTGCACCAAGATGCACATCAGTGAGCAAGACTTTCAAACATTGAAAACTATCGACTTCACTGAGAGTCAAATCGATATCCTCTGGCAGTTCGTAAGCAGCAAACGTAAACTGGTTGAGAATATTTTGAAGAATTCGCCCGACAGCGAGTTGCATTTCCGCGATCTGGAATGGCGTCTAGAAGCTAAGGTTGCCAGCAGAGTGTTACACCAGCAGGCTACGCCAATAATAGCGATGAAACTGCATCTGGACAGTGAGGTCGTTAACGAACATAAGGAAAAACTTTCGCAGGAGCCGAACGGAACGGGTGATTTGAGCACGCGAAGGGAAATCCTTTTGCAAACGGATCCAACCAGTCTCGTTCACTTGATTCAGGTTCTTGAGCAGGCTTTGATAGATTCTAAAACGCACAGAGTCAGAAATTTtgtaaaatcatttcaaaagtAA
- the LOC129731282 gene encoding 28S ribosomal protein S18a, mitochondrial, whose protein sequence is MALFRITKLGGLNSSFSSGFRPFSLTATCNLKEIKQTVQNDRLVISADYVPSPRTNQVLQQVTEAKLSGKQFCPKCTLGLEVKHTDVLILSQFLRSDGCMLPRRVTGLCKRQQRRIGALVIMAQKAGLMPNINPAWSKRDPKQRYQWKKYNKYFDESTIKC, encoded by the exons ATGGCACTCTTCAGAATAACTAAACTAGGAGGATTGAATTCCTCATTCTCCAGTGGTTTTAGGCCATTCAGCTTAACGGCGACCTGCAACCTTAAAGAAA tcaaacaaaccgttcaaaATGACCGGCTCGTAATTAGTGCAGATTATGTTCCATCACCCAGAACTAACCAAGTGCTTCAGCAAGTAACCGAAGCTAAATTAAGCGGAAAACAATTCTGTCCAAAGTGTACactgggtcttgaagtaaaacataccgatgttttgattttgagccaGTTTCTTCGAAGCGATGGCTGCATGTTACCACGACGGGTTACTGGGTTATGTAAGCGCCAACAGCGTCGGATAGGAGCGCTTGTAATCATGGCTCAAAAAGCGGGTCTAATGCCAAACATTAACCCAGCCTGGAGTAAGCGGGATCCTAAACAACGGTACCAATGGAAGAAGTATAACAAATACTTTGACGAGAGTACTATTAAATGTTAA